One window of the Saccopteryx bilineata isolate mSacBil1 chromosome 2, mSacBil1_pri_phased_curated, whole genome shotgun sequence genome contains the following:
- the LOC136322134 gene encoding uncharacterized protein produces the protein MSVELSVELSVGLSVSLGSVGLSVGLSVELSVGVSVGMSVGLSVGLSVGVSVGMSVGMSVELSVGLSVELSVELSVGVSVGGECGAECGSECGDECGDECGAECGSECGGECGDECGAECGAECGAVWS, from the coding sequence atgagtgtgGAGCTGAGTGTGGAGCTGAGTGTTGGGCTGAGTGTGAGCCTGGggagtgtggggctgagtgtggggctgagtgtggaGCTGAGTGTGGGGGtgagtgtggggatgagtgtggggctgagtgtggggctgagtgtgggagtgagtgtggggatgagtgtggggatgagtgtggagctgagtgtggggctgagtgtggaGCTGAGTGTGGAGCTGAGTGTGGGGGTGAGTGTGGGGGgtgagtgtggggctgagtgtgggagtgagtgtggggatgagtgtggggatgagtgtggggctgagtgtgggagtgagtgtgggggtgagtgtggggatgagtgtggagctgagtgtggggctgagtgtggggctGTGTGGAGCTGA